From Macaca mulatta isolate MMU2019108-1 chromosome 3, T2T-MMU8v2.0, whole genome shotgun sequence, the proteins below share one genomic window:
- the MOGAT3 gene encoding 2-acylglycerol O-acyltransferase 3 isoform X3, which yields MGVATAPPPPTTSKTLQKQYLEAVGAYQYVLTFLFMGPFFSLLVFVLLFTSLWTFSVVYLVWLYVDWDTPNQGGRRSEWIRNQAIWRQLRDYYPVKLVKTAELPPDQNYVLGAHPHGIMCTGFLCNFSTESNGFSQLFPGLRPRLAVLAGLFYLPVYRDYIMSFGLCPVSRQSLDFILSQPQLGQAVVIMVGGAHEALYSVPGEHCLTLQKRKGFVRLALRHGASLVPVYSFGENDIFRLKAFATGSWQHWCQLTFKKLMGFSPCIFWGRGLFSATSWGLLPFAAPITTVVGRPIPVPQRLRPTEEEVNHYHALYMKALEQLFEEHKESCGVPASTCLTFI from the exons ATGGGAGTTGCCACAGCCCCGCCGCCCCCCACCACCTCCAAAACCCTACAGAAGCAGTATCTAGAAGCAGTGGGCGCCTACCAATATGTGCTCACTTTCCTCTTCATGG gccctttcttctcccttcttgtCTTTGTTCTCCTCTTCACATCACTCTGGACCTTCTCTGTTGTTTACTTGGTGTGGCTCTACGTGGACTGGGACACACCCAACCAAG GTGGAAGGCGTTCGGAGTGGATAAGGAACCAGGCAATTTGGAGACAACTAAGGGACTATTATCCTGTCAAG CTGGTGAAAACGGCAGAGCTGCCCCCGGATCAGAACTACGTGCTAGGCGCCCACCCTCATGGGATCATGTGTACAGGCTTCCTCTGTAATTTCTCCACCGAGAGCAATGGCTTCTCCCAGCTCTTCCCAGGGCTCCGGCCCCGGTTAGCCGTGCTGGCTGGCCTCTTCTACCTCCCGGTCTATCGCGACTACATCATGTCTTTTG GACTCTGTCCCGTAAGCCGCCAGAGCCTGGACTTCATCCTGTCCCAGCCCCAGCTCGGGCAGGCGGTGGTCATCATGGTGGGGGGTGCGCACGAGGCCCTGTATTCAGTCCCCGGGGAGCACTGCCTCACGCTCCAGAAGCGCAAAGGCTTCGTGCGCCTGGCGCTGAGGCACGG GGCGTCCCTGGTGCCCGTGTACTCCTTTGGGGAGAATGACATCTTTAGACTTAAGGCTTTTGCCACAGGCTCCTGGCAGCATTGGTGCCAGCTCACCTTCAAGAAGCTCATGGGCTTCTCTCCTTGCATCTTCTGGGGTCGCGGCCTCTTCTCAGCTACCTCCTGGGGCCTGCTGCCCTTTGCTGCGCCCATCACCACTGTGG TGGGCCGCCCCATCCCGGTCCCCCAGCGCCTCCGCCCCACTGAGGAGGAAGTCAATCACTATCATGCCCTCTACATGAAGGCCCTGGAGCAGCTCTTTGAGGAGCACAAGGAAAGCTGTGGGGTCCCCGCTTCCACCTGCCTCACCTTCATCTAG
- the MOGAT3 gene encoding 2-acylglycerol O-acyltransferase 3 isoform X2: protein MWETDLQPMCVYLHSRGGPGSCWKRGASTMGVATAPPPPTTSKTLQKQYLEAVGAYQYVLTFLFMGPFFSLLVFVLLFTSLWTFSVVYLVWLYVDWDTPNQGGRRSEWIRNQAIWRQLRDYYPVKLVKTAELPPDQNYVLGAHPHGIMCTGFLCNFSTESNGFSQLFPGLRPRLAVLAGLFYLPVYRDYIMSFGLCPVSRQSLDFILSQPQLGQAVVIMVGGAHEALYSVPGEHCLTLQKRKGFVRLALRHGASLVPVYSFGENDIFRLKAFATGSWQHWCQLTFKKLMGFSPCIFWGRGLFSATSWGLLPFAAPITTVVGRPIPVPQRLRPTEEEVNHYHALYMKALEQLFEEHKESCGVPASTCLTFI, encoded by the exons atGTGGGAAACAGACCTGCAgcctatgtgtgtgtatttgcacaGCAGGGGAGGTCCAG GGTCCTGCTGGAAGAGGGGAGCTTCTACAATGGGAGTTGCCACAGCCCCGCCGCCCCCCACCACCTCCAAAACCCTACAGAAGCAGTATCTAGAAGCAGTGGGCGCCTACCAATATGTGCTCACTTTCCTCTTCATGG gccctttcttctcccttcttgtCTTTGTTCTCCTCTTCACATCACTCTGGACCTTCTCTGTTGTTTACTTGGTGTGGCTCTACGTGGACTGGGACACACCCAACCAAG GTGGAAGGCGTTCGGAGTGGATAAGGAACCAGGCAATTTGGAGACAACTAAGGGACTATTATCCTGTCAAG CTGGTGAAAACGGCAGAGCTGCCCCCGGATCAGAACTACGTGCTAGGCGCCCACCCTCATGGGATCATGTGTACAGGCTTCCTCTGTAATTTCTCCACCGAGAGCAATGGCTTCTCCCAGCTCTTCCCAGGGCTCCGGCCCCGGTTAGCCGTGCTGGCTGGCCTCTTCTACCTCCCGGTCTATCGCGACTACATCATGTCTTTTG GACTCTGTCCCGTAAGCCGCCAGAGCCTGGACTTCATCCTGTCCCAGCCCCAGCTCGGGCAGGCGGTGGTCATCATGGTGGGGGGTGCGCACGAGGCCCTGTATTCAGTCCCCGGGGAGCACTGCCTCACGCTCCAGAAGCGCAAAGGCTTCGTGCGCCTGGCGCTGAGGCACGG GGCGTCCCTGGTGCCCGTGTACTCCTTTGGGGAGAATGACATCTTTAGACTTAAGGCTTTTGCCACAGGCTCCTGGCAGCATTGGTGCCAGCTCACCTTCAAGAAGCTCATGGGCTTCTCTCCTTGCATCTTCTGGGGTCGCGGCCTCTTCTCAGCTACCTCCTGGGGCCTGCTGCCCTTTGCTGCGCCCATCACCACTGTGG TGGGCCGCCCCATCCCGGTCCCCCAGCGCCTCCGCCCCACTGAGGAGGAAGTCAATCACTATCATGCCCTCTACATGAAGGCCCTGGAGCAGCTCTTTGAGGAGCACAAGGAAAGCTGTGGGGTCCCCGCTTCCACCTGCCTCACCTTCATCTAG
- the MOGAT3 gene encoding 2-acylglycerol O-acyltransferase 3 isoform X1 produces MGVATAPPPPTTSKTLQKQYLEAVGAYQYVLTFLFMGGRRSEWIRNQAIWRQLRDYYPVKLVKTAELPPDQNYVLGAHPHGIMCTGFLCNFSTESNGFSQLFPGLRPRLAVLAGLFYLPVYRDYIMSFGLCPVSRQSLDFILSQPQLGQAVVIMVGGAHEALYSVPGEHCLTLQKRKGFVRLALRHGASLVPVYSFGENDIFRLKAFATGSWQHWCQLTFKKLMGFSPCIFWGRGLFSATSWGLLPFAAPITTVVGRPIPVPQRLRPTEEEVNHYHALYMKALEQLFEEHKESCGVPASTCLTFI; encoded by the exons ATGGGAGTTGCCACAGCCCCGCCGCCCCCCACCACCTCCAAAACCCTACAGAAGCAGTATCTAGAAGCAGTGGGCGCCTACCAATATGTGCTCACTTTCCTCTTCATGG GTGGAAGGCGTTCGGAGTGGATAAGGAACCAGGCAATTTGGAGACAACTAAGGGACTATTATCCTGTCAAG CTGGTGAAAACGGCAGAGCTGCCCCCGGATCAGAACTACGTGCTAGGCGCCCACCCTCATGGGATCATGTGTACAGGCTTCCTCTGTAATTTCTCCACCGAGAGCAATGGCTTCTCCCAGCTCTTCCCAGGGCTCCGGCCCCGGTTAGCCGTGCTGGCTGGCCTCTTCTACCTCCCGGTCTATCGCGACTACATCATGTCTTTTG GACTCTGTCCCGTAAGCCGCCAGAGCCTGGACTTCATCCTGTCCCAGCCCCAGCTCGGGCAGGCGGTGGTCATCATGGTGGGGGGTGCGCACGAGGCCCTGTATTCAGTCCCCGGGGAGCACTGCCTCACGCTCCAGAAGCGCAAAGGCTTCGTGCGCCTGGCGCTGAGGCACGG GGCGTCCCTGGTGCCCGTGTACTCCTTTGGGGAGAATGACATCTTTAGACTTAAGGCTTTTGCCACAGGCTCCTGGCAGCATTGGTGCCAGCTCACCTTCAAGAAGCTCATGGGCTTCTCTCCTTGCATCTTCTGGGGTCGCGGCCTCTTCTCAGCTACCTCCTGGGGCCTGCTGCCCTTTGCTGCGCCCATCACCACTGTGG TGGGCCGCCCCATCCCGGTCCCCCAGCGCCTCCGCCCCACTGAGGAGGAAGTCAATCACTATCATGCCCTCTACATGAAGGCCCTGGAGCAGCTCTTTGAGGAGCACAAGGAAAGCTGTGGGGTCCCCGCTTCCACCTGCCTCACCTTCATCTAG